A portion of the Candidatus Pristimantibacillus lignocellulolyticus genome contains these proteins:
- the tkt gene encoding transketolase: MSTQNIDQLSIDTLRTLSIDAINAANSGHPGLPMGAAPMAYALWANQMNYNPGHANWFNRDRFVLSAGHGSALLYSLLHVAGYEVSIDDLKQFRKMNSKTPGHPEFGHTDGVDATTGPLGQGIAMAVGMAMAEAHLAAKFNQEQFPVVDHYTYALVGDGCLMEGVAYEAMSMAGHMKLDKLVVLYDSNDISLDGDLGLSFGENMQKRAESAQWQYLRVEDGNDVAAITSAIAEAKANTTQPTIIEIRTIIGYGSKKVQGTNKAHGNPLGKEEAIATKAVYGWEHDEFTVPAEVKAHFEQLKQQGAVKEQQWNELVATYTAKYPELGQELAQVIDGKVAIDASDILTFDSSKAISTRIASGQAINHFIKSVPSIFGGSADLSGSTMTDINGEPIFAVDSYVGRNVYFGVREHAMGAAGNGMALHGGVKPFVSTFFVFSDYLRPAIRLASLQKLPVTYVFTHDSIAVGEDGPTHEPIEQLAALRTIPGLTVIRPSDANETASAWAYVLQQQDGPVALILSRQNLPVYEATKANIADVAKGAYVLAETNATPDVILIATGSEVSLAVSAKADLENENVSVRVVAMPSRELFNAQSDEYKESILPTAVTKRVAIEAGISLGWERYTGANGSIISIDTYGASGPGTEVMEYFGFSSSNVVSVAKQLLNK, encoded by the coding sequence ATGTCTACTCAAAACATTGATCAATTATCTATCGACACACTTCGTACTTTATCTATTGATGCGATTAACGCTGCAAACTCAGGTCACCCAGGTCTTCCTATGGGAGCTGCACCAATGGCGTATGCGCTTTGGGCAAATCAAATGAATTACAATCCTGGTCATGCAAATTGGTTCAACCGCGATCGTTTCGTACTTTCTGCGGGTCACGGTTCAGCACTACTTTACAGCTTATTACATGTAGCTGGTTATGAAGTATCTATCGATGATTTGAAACAATTCCGTAAAATGAACAGTAAAACTCCAGGTCACCCAGAATTCGGTCATACAGATGGCGTTGATGCTACAACTGGTCCACTTGGTCAAGGTATTGCAATGGCAGTTGGTATGGCAATGGCTGAAGCTCACTTAGCTGCTAAGTTCAATCAAGAACAATTCCCAGTAGTGGATCATTACACGTATGCACTTGTTGGCGATGGTTGCTTAATGGAAGGTGTTGCTTATGAAGCAATGTCTATGGCAGGTCATATGAAACTTGATAAATTAGTCGTATTATACGATTCCAATGATATTTCTCTAGATGGAGATCTAGGTCTTTCCTTCGGCGAAAACATGCAAAAGAGAGCAGAATCTGCTCAGTGGCAATACTTGAGAGTTGAAGATGGTAACGACGTTGCTGCAATTACTTCAGCAATTGCAGAAGCGAAAGCTAATACTACTCAACCAACAATTATCGAAATTCGTACAATTATTGGTTATGGTAGCAAAAAAGTTCAAGGTACGAACAAAGCTCATGGTAATCCACTAGGTAAAGAAGAAGCAATTGCAACGAAAGCTGTATACGGTTGGGAACATGATGAGTTCACAGTACCAGCAGAAGTTAAAGCACACTTCGAGCAGTTGAAACAACAAGGTGCTGTTAAAGAACAACAATGGAATGAACTAGTTGCAACTTACACTGCAAAATATCCAGAGCTTGGTCAAGAACTTGCTCAAGTGATTGACGGTAAAGTAGCTATTGATGCATCTGACATCCTTACTTTTGATTCTTCTAAAGCAATTTCAACTCGTATCGCAAGTGGTCAAGCGATTAATCACTTTATCAAATCAGTACCGTCCATCTTTGGTGGTAGTGCAGATCTATCTGGTTCTACAATGACAGATATTAATGGTGAGCCAATCTTCGCAGTGGATTCTTATGTTGGTCGTAATGTGTACTTTGGTGTTCGTGAGCATGCGATGGGCGCAGCAGGTAACGGTATGGCATTACATGGCGGAGTAAAACCATTCGTAAGTACGTTCTTCGTATTCAGCGACTATCTTCGTCCAGCTATTCGTTTGGCATCACTACAAAAATTGCCTGTAACTTATGTATTTACACATGACTCTATTGCAGTAGGTGAAGATGGTCCTACACATGAGCCAATCGAGCAACTAGCAGCACTTCGTACTATTCCAGGACTAACGGTAATTCGTCCTTCAGATGCGAATGAAACAGCGAGCGCTTGGGCGTATGTCCTGCAACAACAAGATGGTCCGGTTGCTTTGATTCTTAGCCGTCAAAATCTTCCTGTATATGAAGCAACGAAAGCAAATATTGCAGATGTAGCTAAAGGTGCTTATGTTCTAGCTGAAACGAATGCAACGCCTGATGTTATTCTAATCGCTACAGGTTCTGAAGTTTCACTTGCAGTAAGTGCTAAAGCAGATCTAGAAAATGAGAATGTATCTGTTCGTGTCGTTGCAATGCCAAGCAGAGAGTTGTTCAATGCTCAATCTGATGAATATAAAGAATCAATTCTACCTACTGCGGTAACGAAACGTGTAGCTATTGAAGCGGGTATCTCTCTAGGCTGGGAGCGTTATACAGGAGCTAACGGTAGTATCATCTCCATTGATACGTACGGAGCTTCAGGTCCTGGTACAGAAGTTATGGAATATTTCGGATTCTCATCAAGCAATGTCGTTTCTGTAGCTAAGCAATTATTGAATAAATAA
- a CDS encoding DUF2804 domain-containing protein, which translates to MQYEIITPGPLLNNDGMLNQKGYSTSSILTYNREHINAFPWQIKEWDFYQVNNADYCMQMTIGHVGYAGHVSVKLFEFATGLHYEITKMLVLPFNRLKMPRSAELGDLHYRSKDVEMHFEVYTGGRRLRCRSTSKKHPTIEVDVTLSQPDLTSLVIATPFTEKNTQFYYNHKTNCMPATGTVKIGDGEKEYIFEPDTAFGLIDWGRGVWPFSHEWIWGSGSSYLNGKRFGFNIGFGFGDTSAATENMLFYDGKAHKISKINITLNENGFMAPKKITSDDGRFEMIFTPIYDQQTATKMLFVDNRCHQVFAKFDGKVVLDDGEVLEINNLVGFVEHAINNW; encoded by the coding sequence ATGCAATATGAAATTATTACGCCAGGCCCGCTACTCAATAATGATGGTATGTTGAACCAAAAGGGTTATAGTACCTCCTCAATATTAACGTATAATCGTGAGCACATTAATGCATTTCCTTGGCAAATTAAAGAATGGGATTTCTATCAAGTTAATAATGCGGATTATTGTATGCAAATGACGATTGGTCATGTTGGTTATGCGGGTCATGTTTCCGTAAAACTATTTGAATTTGCAACTGGTCTGCATTATGAAATAACTAAAATGTTAGTTCTTCCTTTCAATAGATTGAAGATGCCTCGCTCTGCGGAACTAGGTGATTTACATTATCGTAGCAAAGATGTAGAGATGCATTTCGAGGTCTATACTGGAGGAAGAAGGTTACGTTGTCGTTCAACAAGTAAGAAACATCCCACGATTGAGGTTGATGTTACATTGTCTCAGCCCGATCTAACTTCACTAGTCATTGCTACACCTTTTACCGAGAAGAACACACAATTCTACTACAATCATAAGACAAATTGTATGCCTGCGACAGGTACAGTCAAGATTGGAGACGGTGAGAAGGAGTACATTTTTGAACCTGATACGGCTTTTGGACTAATTGACTGGGGTAGAGGAGTATGGCCATTTAGTCATGAATGGATTTGGGGAAGTGGAAGTAGTTATCTGAATGGAAAGCGTTTTGGTTTCAATATCGGTTTTGGTTTTGGAGATACTTCGGCTGCTACTGAGAACATGCTTTTCTATGATGGCAAAGCACATAAAATAAGTAAGATTAATATTACTCTCAATGAGAATGGCTTTATGGCTCCTAAGAAGATTACGAGTGATGATGGTCGCTTTGAGATGATATTCACTCCGATATATGATCAGCAAACAGCTACAAAAATGTTATTTGTCGATAATAGATGTCATCAAGTATTTGCCAAATTTGATGGTAAAGTAGTTTTGGATGATGGGGAAGTATTGGAGATTAACAATCTTGTTGGCTTTGTCGAGCACGCGATTAATAATTGGTAG
- a CDS encoding DUF402 domain-containing protein — MEQHIQVRNPVQIQAFKYPNRLHYEWQADLIELNEQYAMVACHAGRAFQHHTKQKQFIMPYPSIEIFFFKEWYTFSVSFRENEEMMHYCNIAMPAQYKDNIISFIDLDLDYLQEPHEDWKVVDEDEFAHNQQIFKYPEHLIAGARLGLAKLQQIVETNQFPFDGKIDIQKYESVL, encoded by the coding sequence TTGGAACAACACATACAGGTAAGAAACCCTGTGCAAATTCAAGCATTTAAGTATCCGAATCGATTACATTATGAATGGCAAGCAGATTTAATAGAACTTAATGAACAGTATGCAATGGTAGCATGTCATGCTGGTCGAGCATTTCAACATCATACGAAACAGAAGCAATTTATTATGCCTTATCCATCTATTGAAATATTTTTTTTCAAGGAATGGTATACGTTTTCGGTGTCATTTCGCGAAAATGAAGAGATGATGCATTATTGTAATATCGCAATGCCTGCACAATACAAAGATAATATTATATCATTCATTGATCTAGATCTAGATTATTTGCAAGAGCCTCACGAGGATTGGAAAGTTGTAGATGAGGATGAGTTCGCTCATAATCAACAAATTTTTAAATATCCTGAACATTTAATTGCTGGAGCACGATTAGGTTTAGCAAAATTACAACAAATAGTCGAAACCAATCAATTCCCGTTCGACGGAAAAATAGATATCCAAAAGTATGAAAGCGTTTTATAA
- a CDS encoding nitroreductase family protein, with amino-acid sequence MNTTTQSDIYSVMEARKSVRVYDPAFKISKEEIETIIKEATTAPSSSNLQAWRFLVIQDQEVKKELRAIANNQEQVETSSAVIAVLGDIEMYKKVEQIYTQNVAEGHMPEASKEVMIASTNRLYPNVSDEVRKNIATFDAGLISMQLMLIAKEKGFDTVTMGGFDKDKFAQRFELPSNVVPIVLIAIGKGAAPAYGSSRLPLEDILSFI; translated from the coding sequence ATGAACACGACAACTCAATCCGATATATATTCAGTTATGGAAGCTCGAAAATCTGTAAGAGTATATGATCCGGCGTTTAAGATCTCAAAAGAAGAAATAGAAACAATTATTAAAGAGGCTACAACAGCACCATCATCAAGCAATCTTCAAGCTTGGAGATTCCTTGTTATTCAAGATCAAGAAGTAAAGAAAGAATTAAGAGCCATTGCTAATAATCAAGAGCAAGTAGAAACATCTTCTGCTGTAATCGCAGTACTAGGCGATATTGAAATGTACAAAAAAGTTGAACAAATTTATACGCAAAATGTGGCAGAAGGCCATATGCCAGAGGCCAGCAAAGAAGTTATGATTGCAAGTACAAATCGTTTGTACCCTAATGTGTCAGACGAAGTAAGAAAAAACATTGCTACTTTTGATGCAGGACTTATTTCAATGCAATTAATGTTGATTGCAAAAGAAAAAGGTTTTGATACAGTAACAATGGGTGGGTTTGACAAAGATAAGTTCGCTCAAAGATTCGAATTGCCTAGCAATGTAGTTCCAATTGTACTAATTGCTATCGGTAAAGGTGCTGCACCTGCATATGGTTCATCTCGATTGCCATTAGAAGATATTTTAAGTTTTATCTAA
- a CDS encoding YojF family protein, with protein sequence MNPIQVEDIQKHIDAFRNTPLFIHLELTTGAYAAHLDATKHPAANFIRNAVITYSHGSIEGKGPYRVGLKLEHGWVYAEGLTHFVDDEQGRLVLAGINNNDGKLVVALQLSTTPF encoded by the coding sequence ATGAATCCGATTCAGGTTGAAGATATACAGAAACATATTGATGCTTTTCGAAATACTCCATTATTTATTCATTTGGAATTAACGACTGGAGCGTACGCTGCACATTTGGATGCAACAAAGCATCCTGCAGCTAATTTTATTCGTAATGCAGTTATTACTTATTCACATGGTTCAATCGAAGGAAAAGGTCCATATCGAGTGGGATTAAAGCTTGAGCATGGTTGGGTATATGCAGAAGGATTAACACATTTCGTAGATGATGAGCAAGGTAGATTAGTGCTGGCAGGCATTAATAATAATGATGGGAAGCTAGTCGTTGCCCTACAACTAAGCACAACACCTTTTTAA
- a CDS encoding PH domain-containing protein, producing METGQILAWTLVSECPIPNDVNALLVNGEVAVAAYKTIRDSAIFTNKRLIVRDAQGITGKKVEIYSLPYSSIDMWSTENAGTFDFNAEVELWTKAGHIKVNLKKGIDVRRFDRIIAEALLT from the coding sequence TTGGAAACTGGTCAAATATTAGCATGGACTTTAGTAAGTGAGTGTCCTATTCCTAATGATGTTAATGCTTTACTAGTTAATGGCGAAGTCGCTGTTGCAGCTTATAAGACAATTAGAGATTCAGCAATATTCACTAACAAGCGTTTAATTGTACGAGATGCCCAAGGTATAACTGGGAAGAAAGTTGAAATTTATTCGCTACCTTATTCTTCAATTGATATGTGGTCTACTGAAAATGCTGGAACTTTTGATTTCAATGCGGAAGTTGAGTTATGGACAAAAGCTGGTCATATTAAAGTGAATTTGAAAAAGGGAATCGATGTTAGAAGATTTGATCGGATAATTGCAGAGGCACTACTAACTTAA
- the bshB2 gene encoding bacillithiol biosynthesis deacetylase BshB2, which yields MPEKILVVLPHPDDEAFGLSGTLAKFIEEGAQVTYACLTLGEMGRGLGNPLIADRISLPHYRKQELIASCKAIGFEDVRMLGFLDKTVEFEPKEFIDSVIREIYNDVQPTLVFTFFPGFSVHPDHDATGASVIRVLQSIPANERPPVWCLAFAHDMYDVNGEPDITVDVSSYLNQKKESIVAHATQFQISEMFGNGDINSPEVKLKFGKENFWTYHFNN from the coding sequence ATGCCAGAAAAAATATTGGTTGTTTTACCGCATCCTGATGATGAAGCATTCGGATTATCAGGTACTCTTGCGAAATTCATTGAAGAAGGCGCGCAAGTCACATATGCTTGTTTAACATTAGGTGAGATGGGACGAGGTCTCGGTAATCCCTTAATTGCTGATCGAATTAGCTTACCCCATTACCGCAAGCAAGAATTGATTGCATCTTGCAAGGCGATAGGATTTGAAGATGTACGTATGTTAGGATTTCTTGATAAAACAGTAGAGTTTGAGCCGAAGGAATTTATTGATTCGGTTATAAGAGAAATCTATAACGATGTACAACCAACATTAGTATTTACTTTCTTCCCTGGATTTAGTGTACATCCAGATCATGATGCTACAGGCGCTTCAGTTATACGTGTGCTGCAAAGTATACCGGCCAATGAACGTCCACCAGTATGGTGTCTTGCGTTTGCACATGATATGTATGATGTTAACGGGGAACCTGATATTACTGTAGATGTTTCATCCTATCTTAATCAGAAAAAAGAATCCATTGTAGCACATGCTACTCAGTTCCAAATCTCAGAGATGTTTGGTAATGGAGATATAAATTCGCCAGAAGTAAAATTGAAATTTGGTAAAGAGAACTTCTGGACATACCATTTCAATAATTAA
- the zwf gene encoding glucose-6-phosphate dehydrogenase, protein MEATTFVLFGATGDLAKRKIYPALYNLYIDQKLPQSFAVVGLGRREFSDEVFQASVEKSIRDFSRREASDDVIMNSFLQAFRYCSLDIGHTEDYVKLLHLIEEQEKDMGSSPNRMFYLSVGPEFFEPIAANIKESGLGTTKGWKRLLIEKPFGHDLQSAQHLNQQLSDSFEENEIYRIDHYLGKPMIQKLEILQQTNPVLQALWSNRYISNVQITASETVGVEERAGYYDHVGAIRDMFQNHMLQILMMLTLHLPQNSTSEVVRFKKKTIMESLEPLYKENVKSNVIRGQYSAGSIAGSPVVGYTSEAGIPATSMNDTFIAARLEIDNSFWRGVPFYIRTGKRMNEKFTRIIIEFKEAFQQSTTTSENNQVANLLIFEISPNEGITFQLNSRDPKNKEQFIPINIDFHSSSNDVPEAYENLIHDAFQGDGTFFAHWDEVELSWKWVQPILNAFEENLVPLTFYAAGSNGPVESDELLARDGNHWWLDAKADQKIQATEGEHYVYSKH, encoded by the coding sequence ATGGAAGCAACAACGTTTGTATTGTTTGGAGCAACAGGCGATTTAGCGAAAAGAAAAATCTACCCTGCCTTATATAATTTATATATCGATCAAAAATTACCACAATCTTTCGCTGTTGTAGGACTAGGTCGAAGAGAATTTTCAGATGAAGTATTTCAAGCAAGTGTAGAGAAATCAATTCGTGATTTTTCAAGACGTGAAGCCAGTGACGATGTTATCATGAACAGCTTTTTACAAGCATTCCGCTATTGTTCGCTAGATATTGGACATACAGAAGATTATGTCAAACTACTACACCTTATTGAAGAGCAAGAAAAAGATATGGGTAGTTCGCCTAATCGGATGTTCTATCTTTCTGTTGGACCTGAGTTTTTTGAACCAATTGCTGCGAACATCAAAGAGAGTGGACTTGGTACAACAAAAGGTTGGAAACGTCTGTTGATTGAAAAACCTTTTGGACATGATTTGCAATCTGCTCAACATTTGAATCAACAACTTAGCGATTCATTTGAAGAAAATGAAATTTATCGCATTGATCATTATCTTGGAAAACCGATGATCCAAAAGCTTGAAATCTTGCAACAAACGAATCCTGTACTTCAAGCACTATGGTCCAATCGCTACATCTCTAATGTCCAAATCACTGCTAGTGAAACGGTTGGCGTAGAAGAGCGCGCAGGTTATTATGACCATGTTGGTGCAATTAGAGATATGTTCCAAAACCATATGCTTCAAATATTAATGATGCTAACGCTACATCTGCCGCAGAACAGTACTTCAGAAGTTGTACGTTTTAAGAAGAAGACAATTATGGAGTCTCTTGAGCCTCTGTACAAAGAGAATGTGAAGTCTAATGTTATCCGTGGTCAGTATTCAGCAGGTTCAATCGCAGGTTCACCGGTCGTTGGATATACTTCTGAGGCTGGCATTCCGGCTACATCGATGAATGACACATTCATTGCTGCAAGATTAGAGATCGATAATTCATTCTGGCGTGGCGTGCCTTTCTATATTAGAACAGGTAAACGAATGAATGAAAAATTCACACGTATTATTATTGAATTCAAAGAAGCATTTCAACAAAGCACGACTACATCTGAAAACAATCAGGTTGCCAATCTGTTGATTTTTGAAATTAGTCCGAATGAAGGAATTACATTCCAACTAAATTCCAGAGATCCGAAGAACAAAGAACAATTTATTCCGATTAATATTGATTTCCATTCAAGCAGTAACGATGTTCCAGAAGCCTATGAGAATCTCATTCATGATGCATTCCAGGGAGACGGTACGTTCTTTGCTCACTGGGATGAAGTTGAATTGTCTTGGAAATGGGTTCAACCAATTCTAAACGCATTTGAAGAAAATCTTGTACCACTTACGTTTTATGCAGCAGGTTCTAATGGTCCAGTGGAATCCGATGAGCTATTAGCTAGAGACGGTAATCACTGGTGGTTAGATGCCAAAGCTGATCAAAAAATACAAGCAACAGAAGGAGAACATTATGTCTACTCAAAACATTGA
- the fsa gene encoding fructose-6-phosphate aldolase yields the protein MKFFIDTANVVDIKKAHKIGIISGVTTNPSLVAKEGVKFEDRIEEILQAVPDVESVSAEVTPDAVTAEEMIAQANELIKINNNDPNVTIKLPMTLAGLEACRYLTQKGVKTNVTLIFTVNQALLAARAGATYVSPFLGRLDDISEDGVQLIVKVAELFRIHNLDAQIIAASVRHPDHVTRVAMAGAHIATVPFNVIEQISKHPLTDQGMEKFAADWKNTVQ from the coding sequence ATGAAATTTTTCATTGATACAGCTAATGTGGTAGATATCAAAAAAGCGCATAAAATCGGAATTATTTCTGGAGTAACTACGAATCCATCGCTAGTTGCCAAAGAAGGTGTCAAATTCGAAGATCGCATTGAAGAGATCCTGCAAGCTGTTCCTGATGTTGAATCTGTTTCTGCTGAAGTTACTCCTGATGCTGTTACAGCTGAAGAAATGATTGCACAAGCGAATGAATTAATTAAAATCAACAATAATGATCCAAATGTAACGATCAAACTTCCGATGACTCTAGCTGGTCTAGAAGCTTGCCGTTACCTGACTCAAAAAGGCGTTAAAACAAACGTTACTTTAATCTTCACAGTAAACCAAGCATTATTGGCTGCTCGTGCTGGTGCTACTTATGTATCTCCTTTCTTAGGTAGATTGGATGATATTTCTGAAGATGGCGTGCAATTGATTGTGAAAGTTGCGGAATTGTTCCGTATCCATAACTTAGATGCTCAAATCATTGCAGCATCTGTACGTCACCCAGACCATGTCACTCGCGTTGCTATGGCTGGTGCTCATATTGCTACTGTTCCATTCAATGTGATCGAGCAAATCTCCAAACATCCACTTACAGATCAAGGGATGGAAAAGTTCGCAGCTGACTGGAAAAACACAGTGCAGTAA
- a CDS encoding MarR family transcriptional regulator, translated as MDNHTHTGSLLLGKLFLQLRQLERQPRHFGNIGPLTPSEIHTIDAIGIDGNLLMNELAARLNITKGAVTQLVAKLEHKAFVKRTPHHSDSRAAVLSLTDEGKEAYRAHEAAHLKFYSQLQEQLSEEEIKIFEKCIGTLINVMRD; from the coding sequence ATGGACAATCACACTCATACAGGAAGTTTATTACTTGGTAAATTATTTTTACAGCTTCGACAATTAGAACGACAACCTCGCCACTTTGGAAACATAGGGCCGTTAACACCTAGTGAAATTCATACCATCGATGCAATTGGCATAGACGGAAATTTATTGATGAATGAGCTTGCTGCACGACTAAATATTACGAAAGGCGCAGTAACACAGTTAGTTGCAAAATTAGAACATAAAGCTTTCGTCAAACGTACTCCGCATCATTCTGATTCTAGAGCAGCTGTTCTTTCGCTTACTGACGAGGGAAAAGAAGCTTATCGCGCACATGAAGCAGCACACCTAAAGTTTTATAGTCAACTTCAAGAACAATTAAGCGAAGAAGAGATAAAGATCTTCGAAAAATGTATCGGTACTTTAATTAATGTAATGCGTGATTAA
- a CDS encoding DegV family protein: MTYQIVVDSCCDLTSEIKQALNIKVVPLNLYLGDKEIIDDEKLDIPNFIEDMKACTQKVGSAAPSPSLYHELYEQSPKTFVVTLSSKLSSSYSSATLGADMLENSASNVHVFDSKSASAGEMLIAFQIRDLIDSGIQGDELIERVEKFIDEMKTYFVLDNVDNLMKNGRLSKVKGKIISILNIKPLLGSDGEGNIAQYSTCKGQTKIVKKLAETVTDSGKNTEGLRAVISHCNNEPLALRLKQQLVEQFQFKEIVIVPTGGVSSLYANDKGVILAY, translated from the coding sequence ATGACTTATCAAATCGTTGTAGACTCTTGTTGCGATCTAACTAGTGAAATTAAGCAAGCGCTTAATATTAAAGTTGTACCGTTAAACTTATATCTTGGTGATAAAGAAATTATAGATGATGAAAAATTAGATATACCAAATTTCATCGAGGATATGAAAGCTTGTACGCAAAAGGTTGGTTCTGCTGCACCATCACCGTCGCTCTATCATGAATTATACGAGCAATCGCCTAAAACTTTCGTAGTTACGTTATCAAGTAAACTGTCTAGTTCCTATTCTAGTGCAACACTAGGAGCGGATATGCTAGAAAATAGTGCGAGTAACGTTCATGTATTTGATTCTAAAAGTGCCTCAGCAGGTGAAATGTTAATCGCTTTTCAAATTCGTGATCTTATCGATAGTGGCATTCAAGGTGATGAACTAATTGAACGTGTTGAGAAGTTTATTGATGAAATGAAAACATATTTTGTACTCGATAATGTTGATAATCTTATGAAAAATGGTCGATTAAGTAAGGTAAAGGGTAAAATTATTAGCATTTTGAATATTAAGCCGTTACTTGGTTCAGATGGCGAAGGTAATATCGCTCAATATTCAACTTGTAAAGGGCAAACAAAGATTGTCAAGAAATTAGCAGAAACAGTGACCGATAGTGGTAAAAACACTGAGGGATTACGTGCTGTTATTTCACATTGTAATAATGAGCCACTCGCACTTCGTCTAAAGCAGCAATTAGTTGAACAATTCCAATTCAAAGAGATTGTCATCGTACCGACAGGTGGAGTAAGTTCACTTTATGCAAATGACAAGGGTGTTATTTTAGCATATTAA
- a CDS encoding helix-turn-helix transcriptional regulator: MKQSDCQHTCRDFHSTIEFLGRRWMGMILYTLMSGPKRYNEIHSSIDGISDRLLTERLNELVNAALINKTLIDDSNKKVEYELTARGHALKDVIVSIHKWVEVCELEIKTKEATT, encoded by the coding sequence ATGAAACAGTCTGATTGTCAACATACCTGTCGTGATTTTCATAGTACAATCGAATTTCTCGGTAGACGCTGGATGGGTATGATTCTATACACATTAATGTCTGGTCCCAAACGTTATAATGAGATTCATTCAAGCATTGATGGAATATCAGATCGACTATTAACCGAGCGACTTAATGAATTAGTAAATGCTGCGTTAATAAATAAGACCTTAATTGATGATTCTAATAAGAAAGTTGAATACGAGTTAACTGCTCGTGGACACGCATTAAAAGATGTAATTGTATCGATACACAAATGGGTCGAGGTTTGTGAGTTAGAAATTAAAACAAAAGAAGCAACCACTTAG
- a CDS encoding saccharopine dehydrogenase, translated as MGIHYVDISAHYAFLSQLQTLQDTATFNDSTAVISVGLAPGMTNLMAQHASQQLDQTDQIDISIMLGLGDHHGKSAIKWTVENLAAPFSTMNGKQKTIVSGFSDGKKINFGQALGSRDAYRFNFSDQHTLSETLHIPLVSTRLCFDSSFVTKLLGGLGKLGILRILKYPFLRNLTVKLFEKMKFGSNQFAVKVDAYGRKNDQNINVECFLDGTIEAEITAKVASSIALSVYSQSFPAGVYHIEQLFDLNTVLSSIQPPIDINTRVNKQH; from the coding sequence ATGGGAATACACTATGTTGATATATCTGCTCACTATGCATTCCTATCGCAATTGCAAACATTACAAGATACAGCTACTTTCAATGACTCTACAGCAGTAATAAGTGTTGGACTAGCACCGGGCATGACCAATTTAATGGCTCAACACGCATCACAACAATTGGACCAAACTGATCAAATCGACATCTCTATCATGCTGGGACTAGGCGATCATCATGGCAAGTCTGCCATTAAATGGACCGTTGAAAATTTGGCTGCCCCCTTTTCTACAATGAATGGTAAGCAAAAGACGATCGTATCAGGTTTTAGTGATGGAAAGAAGATTAACTTTGGTCAAGCATTAGGTTCTAGAGACGCCTATCGATTTAACTTTTCTGACCAACATACCCTTTCCGAAACCCTTCATATTCCACTAGTATCTACACGACTTTGCTTCGACTCCTCATTTGTCACAAAATTATTAGGTGGATTAGGAAAATTAGGCATACTACGAATATTAAAATATCCTTTCCTTCGTAATCTAACTGTGAAATTGTTTGAAAAGATGAAGTTCGGAAGTAATCAATTTGCTGTTAAAGTTGATGCATATGGCAGAAAAAACGATCAAAATATAAATGTCGAATGCTTCTTGGATGGAACGATTGAAGCAGAAATAACGGCTAAAGTTGCCTCTTCTATCGCTCTTTCCGTCTATAGTCAATCATTTCCGGCAGGTGTATATCATATCGAGCAGCTTTTCGATCTTAATACGGTTTTATCAAGCATTCAACCACCTATCGACATCAACACAAGGGTTAATAAGCAACATTAA